In one Bacillota bacterium genomic region, the following are encoded:
- a CDS encoding DNA-3-methyladenine glycosylase I, whose translation MDNEKIRCFGDIPIYIDYHDNEWGRPVHDDRKLFEMLILEGAQAGLSWITVLKKRENYRETFDGFDPEKVALYDDAKIEELMANAGIVRNRLKINAAITNAKMFLKIAAQHGSFDRFIWSYVGYAPIVGHWEKFADIPITTKISDQVSKDLKKLGFKFVGSTIIYSFMQAVGMVNDHLKLCCVYEEILHANLS comes from the coding sequence AGATGTTTTGGTGACATACCCATCTACATAGATTACCACGACAACGAGTGGGGAAGGCCGGTGCATGACGACCGCAAGCTGTTTGAAATGCTGATTTTGGAAGGCGCGCAGGCAGGACTTTCATGGATTACCGTGCTTAAGAAAAGAGAGAATTACAGAGAAACCTTTGACGGTTTTGACCCTGAGAAGGTGGCTCTTTACGATGATGCGAAAATTGAAGAACTCATGGCCAATGCGGGCATTGTACGAAATCGCCTGAAAATCAATGCGGCCATCACCAACGCCAAGATGTTTCTGAAAATCGCTGCACAACATGGAAGTTTCGATAGGTTCATCTGGAGCTATGTCGGCTATGCGCCCATTGTCGGGCATTGGGAAAAATTCGCGGATATACCCATCACCACTAAAATCTCCGATCAAGTAAGCAAAGACTTAAAGAAACTGGGCTTTAAATTTGTGGGCTCGACCATCATTTATTCGTTTATGCAGGCTGTAGGCATGGTGAACGACCACCTTAAGTTGTGTTGTGTTTATGAGGAGATATTACATGCAAATCTTAGTTGA